TCTGTTCCGCCCCCGTTTTCGCGGCGAATCCTGGCGGCTTTACCGGACCGGGCGTAACCTCGCAAAGCGGCGGTTTTACCGGGCCGAACGGCAGCAAAGCAACCGTTGAAAGCGCGAAATCACTGCGCGACGACGCCTGGGTGACGCTGCGCGGTAATATTGTCGAGCGCATCTCTGATGATACCTATCTGTTCAAAGATTCGACCAGCACCATCAATGTCGATATTAACCACAAGCGCTGGAACGGCGTGACCGTTGGGCCACAAGATACGGTAGAGATCCAGGGCGAAGTCGATAAAGACTGGAATTCAGTCGAAATCGATGTCAAAGAGATCCGCAAAGTCACTCAGTAAGCGCTAAACGCGCGCGAAAAAATCGCTCATCGCTATGACTCCTCGCCGCAGATAAGGTAGTATCTGCGGCAATATTGCCGCCGCACAGGCGGGCGCATACGTTGAGGAATCACGATTAATGAGCGATATGGCAGAGCGCCTTGCGCTGCATGAATTTACGGAAAACGCATACCTGAACTACTCCATGTACGTCATCATGGACAGGGCGTTGCCGTTTATCGGTGATGGCCTGAAACCCGTTCAGCGTCGCATCGTTTACGCAATGTCAGAACTGGGGCTGAACGCCAGCGCGAAGTTCAAAAAATCCGCCCGTACCGTGGGCGACGTGCTGGGTAAATACCATCCGCACGGCGACAGCGCCTGCTATGAAGCGATGGTGTTGATGGCGCAGCCGTTCTCTTACCGTTACCCGCTGGTCGACGGCCAGGGTAACTGGGGGGCGCCGGACGATCCGAAATCGTTCGCTGCGATGCGTTACACCGAATCCCGTCTGTCCAAATACGCCGAACTGCTGCTGAGCGAGCTGGGCCAAGGCACCGTTGACTGGGTGCCGAACTTCGACGGCACGATGCAGGAGCCGAAAATGCTGCCTGCGCGCCTGCCGAACATCCTGCTCAACGGTACGACCGGTATTGCAGTCGGTATGGCAACAGATATTCCGCCGCATAACCTGCGCGAAGTGGCCAACGCGGCGATTACCCTGATTGAACAACCGAAAACCACGCTTGATGAGCTGCTGGATATCGTGCAGGGGCCAGACTATCCAACCGAAGCGGAAATCATCACCTCCCGCGCTGAAATCCGCAAAATCTACCAGAACGGTCGCGGTTCGGTGCGTATGCGTGCGGTGTGGAAAAAAGAGGATGGCGCAGTAGTTATTACCGCGCTGCCGCACCAGGTATCTGGCGCGCGCGTGCTGGAGCAAATCGCCAGCCAGATGCGCAATAAAAAGCTGCCGATGGTCGATGATTTGCGTGACGAGTCGGATCATGAAAACCCGACGCGTCTGGTGATCGTGCCGCGCTCCAATCGCGTGGATATGGAGCAGGTGATGAACCACCTGTTCGCCACTACCGATCTGGAAAAAAGCTACCGCATCAACCTGAACATGATCGGCCTGGATGGCCGCCCGGCGGTGAAAAACCTGCTGGAGATCCTCACCGAGTGGCTGGCGTTTCGCCGCGATACCGTGCGTCGTCGCCTGAATCACCGGCTGGAGAAAGTGCTCAAACGCCTGCATATCCTTGAAGGTTTGCTGGTGGCGTTTCTTAATATCGACGAAGTGATCGAAATCATCCGGACGGAAGATGAACCGAAACCGGCGCTGATGTCGCGCTTCGGGATCAGCGAAACGCAGGCAGAAGCGATCCTTGAGTTAAAATTGCGCCATCTCGCCAAACTGGAAGAGATGAAGATCCGCGGCGAGCAGGACGATCTTGCAAAAGAGCGCGATCAGCTGCAGGCAATCCTGGCCTCTGAGCGCAAGATGAATAACTTGCTGAAAAAAGAGCTGCAAGCCGATGCCGACGCATTTGGCGATGATCGCCGTTCACCGCTGCACGAGCGTGAAGAAGCGAAAGCGATGAACGAGCACGATATGCAGCCGTCTGAACCGGTGACCATTGTGCTGTCGCAAATGGGCTGGGTGCGTAGCGCCAAAGGCCACGATATTGACGCGCAGGGGCTGAGCTACAAAGCGGGCGATAGTTGGAAGTCTTCCGTGAAAGGCAAAAGCAACCAACCGGTGGTGTTTATTGATAGCACCGGGCGCAGCTACGCTATAGATCCGATTACGCTGCCTTCCGCACGCGGTCAGGGCGAGCCGTTAACCGGTAAGCTGACACTGCCGCCGGGGGCGACCGTTGAGCATATGATGATGAGCAACGAGGATCAAAAACTGCTGATGGCGTCCGATGCGGGTTATGGCTTCGTTTGTACCTTCAATGATTTAGTGGCGCGTAACCGTGCCGGTAAAACCCTGATCAGCCTGCCGGAAAACGCCAAAGTAATGCCGCCGCTGGAGATCGAGAACGACAGCGACATGCTGCTGGCGATCACCGCCGCAGGCCGTATGTTGATGTTCCCGGTCAGCGAGCTGCCGCAATTGTCGAAAGGTAAAGGCAACAAGATTATCGGTATCCCTTCCGCTGATGCGGCGACTGGCGCAGATAGCCTTGCGCATCTCTATTTGCTGCCGCCACAAAGCACGCTGACCATCCACGTGGGTAAACGCAAAATCAAACTGCGCCCGGAAGAGCTGCAAAAAGTGCAGGGTGAGCGCGGGCGTCGCGGTACGCTGATGCGCGGCCTGCAAAAAATTGATCGCGTCGAGATTGACGCGCCTTCCCGCCAGGGCGCGGGCGACAGCGAAGAGTAATCTTCGCCGCCAGGCTCCCCACCTTCCCGGTGGGGAGATCTTTCTGAGAAAATTTCCCGTAAAAGCGTTGTTAATTCGTGCATTGCGATTAACAATACGTTTTTTTAAAGGCCGCACACCCTACTGCGGCCTTTAAAAAAATAGCCCAGGCCCGTTGCGGGTCGACGGCGACACAGCCGGTTTCAGCGTGATGGTGCTGGCGTGTATATAATGCTCAAAGGTATGGGCTTCAGAGGTTTGTTATGCTATTCATTTTTCGCGTCATTATTGTCGTCATCTACTCCATTCTGGTGTGCGTATTCGGCTCTCTCTATTGTTTACTCAGTCCGCGTAATCCTAAACATGTTGCCACCTTCGGTCATATGTTCGGTCGCCTTGCGCCGGTCTTTGGTTTGAAAGTCGAAACCCGTCTGCCGCCAGGCGCGGAAAAGTTCGGTAACGCTATCTATATTGCGAACCACCAGAGCAACTACGATATGGTGACCGCCTCCAGCATTGTGCTGCCGCCAACGGTTACCGTCGGTAAGAAAAGCCTGCTGTGGGTGCCATTCTTCGGTCAGCTTTACTGGCTGACCGGCAATCTGCTCATCGATCGCGATAACCGCGCAAAAGCTCACGGCACCATTGCCGAAGTGGTGAAACAGATCCAGAAACGCAATATTTCCATCTGGATGTTCCCGGAGGGCACCCGCAGCCGCGGTCGCGGTTTGCTGCCGTTTAAAACCGGCGCGTTTCATGCGGCGATTGCCGCCGGTGTTCCGATCATTCCTGTTTGTGTTTCCAACAACGCGAACAAAGTTAATCTCAACCGTCTGCGCAACGGGCTGGTAATTGTCGAGATGTTGCCGCCGGTCGATGTTTCGCAATTTGGTAAAGATCAGGTACGCCAGCTGGCGACGCACTGTCGCGAACTGATGGCGGCCAAAATTGCAGAGCTCGATAAAGAAGTTGCAGAACGCGAAGCAACCGGCCGGGTTTAATCTGTTTTATTTCGCAACACCGCAGGAGAGAAAACCTCCGGCGCATTGAGTCAGTTTTACACGGAGCAAATATGTCACTCAGTCGGCGTCAGTTTCTTCAGGCATCCGGGGTTGCGCTTTGTGCAGGCGCGGTGCCGCTGAGGGCAAATGCTGCCGGGCCGCAACCGCCGCTGCCCATTCCTCCGCTGCTGGAATCCCGGCGCGGCCAGCCGCTGTTTATGACCTTACAACGCGCGCACTGGTCGTTTGCCACCGGCACAAGGGCGCAGGTTTCCGGCATCAACGGGCGCTATCTCGGACCGACAATCCGCGTCTGGAATGGCGATGACGTTAAGCTGATTTACAGCAACCGGCTGGCGGAAAACGTGGCGATGACCGTGAGCGGATTGCAGGTGCCAGGCCCGCTTATCGGCGGCGCGGCGCGCATGATGACCGCCAATAACGACTGGGCGCCGGTACTGCCGATCCGCCAGAGCGCGGGGACGTTGTGGTATCACGCCAATACGCCGAACCGCACCGCGCAGCAGGTGTATAACGGCCTCGCCGGGATGTGGCTGGTTGAAGATGAGATTAGCAAAACGCTGCCGATCCCTAAGCACTACGGCGTAGATGATTTCCCGGTCATTATTCAGGATAAACGGCTGGATAATTTCGGCACGCCGGAATACAGCGAGCCGGGCAGCGGGGGATTTGTCGGTGATACGCTGATGGTCAACGGTGCGCAAAGTCCGTATGTCGAAGTCTCTCGCGGCTGGGTGCGTCTGCGTCTGTTAAACGCTTCAAACTCCCGCCGTTATCAATTGCAAATGAGCGATGGTCGCGCACTGCATGTCATTGCCGGCGATCAGGGTTTTTTGCCTGCGCCAGTCTCGGTTAAGCAGCTTTCTCTGGCACCGGGCGAGCGGCGCGAAGTGCTGGTGGATATGACCAACGGCGATGAAGTGTCGATCACCTGCGGTGAAGCGGCGAGCATAATGGATCGCCTGCGCGGCTTCTTTGAACCGTCGAGCATTTTGATCTCCACGCTGGTGTTGACGCTGCGACCGACCGGCCTGCTGCCGCTGGTCACCGACACGTTGCCGATGCGCCTGTTACCGTCCGATATTCAGGCCGGTACGCCAACCCGCAACCGCGATATTACCCTGGGTAGCGATCCGGGCATTAACGGCCAGCTGTGGGATACGCAGCGTATCGATATTACCGCCCAGCAGGGCACCTGGGAGCGCTGGACGGTGCGTGCGGAGATGCCGCAATCGTTCCATATGGAAGGCGTGATGTTCCAGGTGCGCAATGTGAATGGCGCGATGCCTTTCCCGGAAGACCGGGGCTGGAAAGACACGGTCTGGATTGACGGTCAAGTGGAGCTGCTGGTTTGGTTTGGTCAGCCTTCGTGGCCGCATTTCCCGTTCCTGTATCAAAGCCAGACGCTGGAAATGGCCGATCGTGGTTCTGTGGGGCAACTGCTGGTGAACCCCGCGCCATAACTGACCTGGCCTGGTGGCTACGCGCTTATCAGGCCTTGACAAAATCCTCCTTCATTTCGTGCAAGTTTACGGCGTATAATCGCCGCCCTTTGATGATTTTTTTACCACTTTTGGAAGCAAGATGAGCGCAATATCCCTGATCCAACCGGATCGTGACCTTTTCTCATGGCCCCAGTACTGGGCGGCCTGCTTCGGCCCCGCGCCGTTTTTGCCGATGTCGCGCGAAGAGATGGATCAACTTGGCTGGGATAGCTGCGACATCATTCTGGTGACGGGCGATGCCTATGTCGACCACCCGAGTTTCGGCATGGCCATTTGCGGCCGTATGCTGGAAGCACAGGGCTTTCGCGTTGGCATCATCGCCCAGCCGGACTGGAACAGCAAAGACGACTTTATGCGTCTCGGTAAACCGAACCTGTTTTTCGGCGTGACCGCCGGCAACATGGACTCGATGATCAACCGCTACACCGCCGATCGTAAGCTGCGCCATGACGATGCCTACACGCCGGATAACGTCGCCGGTAAACGCCCGGATCGCGCGACGCTGGTTTATACCCAGCGCTGTAAAGAGGCGTGGAAAGATGTGCCGGTGATCCTCGGCGGTATCGAAGCCAGTCTGCGCCGTACCGCGCATTATGATTACTGGTCTGATACGGTGCGCCGATCGGTGCTGATCGATGCCAAAGCTGACATGCTAATGTTCGGCAACGGCGAGCGCCCGCTGGTGGAAGTGGCGCACCGCCTCGCTGCCGGTGAACCAATCGGTGAAATCCGCGACGTGCGTAACACCGCGATCATTGTCAAAGAAGCGCTGCCGGGCTGGAGCGGTGTGGATTCCACGCGTCTTGATACGCCGGGCAAAATCGATCCGATTCCGCATCCTTACGGCGACGATCTGCCGTGCGCCGATAACAAACCGGTTGAGCCAAAAGCGCAGGAAGCAAAACGCGTTACCGTTCAGCCGCCGCGCCCGAAACCGTGGGAAAAAACCTACGTGCTGCTGCCTTCTTTTGAGAAGGTGAAAGCTGATAAAGTGCTCTACGCGCACGCGTCACGCATTCTGCACCACGAAACGAACCCCGGTTGCGCCCGTGCGCTGCTGCAAAAGCATGGCGATCGTTATATCTGGATTAATCCTCCGGCGATCCCGCTGTCGACCGAGGAGATGGACAGCGTTTTTGCGCTGCCTTACAAGCGCGTGCCGCACCCGGCGTACGGTAACAGCCGTATTCCGGCCTACGAGATGATCCGCTTCTCGATTAACATCATGCGCGGCTGCTTTGGTGGCTGTTCTTTCTGCTCGATCACTGAGCATGAAGGGCGCATTATCCAGAGCCGCTCCGAAGACTCGATCATCAACGAGATCGAAGCGATTCGTGACACGGTGCCCGGTTTTACCGGCGTTATCTCCGATCTTGGCGGCCCAACCGCCAACATGTATATGTTGCGCTGTAAATCACCGCGCGCTGAACAGACGTGTCGTCGTCTCTCCTGTGTTTATCCGGATATCTGTCCGCACATGGACACCAACCACCAGCCAACGATCGATCTCTATCGTCGCGCCCGCGATCTGAAAGGTATCAAGAAGATCCTGATCGCTTCAGGCGTGCGTTACGATCTGGCGGTGGAAGATCCGCGCTATGTGAAAGAACTTGCGACGCACCACGTCGGTGGTTATCTGAAGATTGCCCCGGAGCATACCGAAGAGGGGCCGCTGTCGAAAATGATGAAACCGGGAATGGGCAGCTACGACCGCTTTAAACAGCTGTTCGACACCTATTCTAAAGAGGCGGGTAAAGAGCAGTATCTGATCCCGTACTTTATCTCCGCGCACCCCGGTACGCGCGATGAAGATATGGTGAACCTGGCGCTGTGGCTCAAGCGTCACCGTTTCCGCTTAGATCAGGTGCAGAACTTCTACCCGTCACCGCTGGCTAACTCGACGACCATGTATTACACCGGGAAAAACCCGCTGTCGAAGATCGATTACAAGAGCGAAGAGGTGGTGGTGCCGAAAGGGGATAAACAGCGCCGCCTGCATAAAGCGCTGCTGCGTTATCACGATCCGGCTAACTGGCCGCTGCTGCGCCAGGCGCTGGAAGCGATGGGCAAAAAGCACCTGATTGGTTCACGCCGTGAATGCCTGGTGCCAGCGCCGACGCTTGATGAAATGCGCGAAGCGCGTCGCCAGAATCGCCAGTCGCGCCCGGCATTAACCAAGCACACGCCGATTGTGCATCAGCGCAGCAACGGCAAAAACATCGCCGCTGCGCCAGCGAAGAAAAAAGCCTCACGCGTGCGTTAAGCACATAAAAATCCCGGCGAGATGCAGGGATTTTTGTTTATGGAGGTTGGATATTGAGTTCTTTCTCGCATTTACACGTCTGTTTTTTTGAGATTGATCGTGCTGCGATGGGTATGTTCCCGCTGAAATCGGCGAACCGAAGAGTAAATGACAGGTCTGGACGGCAGGGAAGGCGACCAGAGGCGAACCGAGGCAGGATGTCGAGTCGAGCCGACCGCAGTCAGATACTCGGGAGGAGAGCGTAGTGCGAAGCACCGATTTTCCGCGGGGCCGCAGGGATTGATAAGGGGGGCGCGGTGCCCCCCTTATCCCGTTCACTGTATGTGTGCTTTCTGAAACTATAAAACTGTAAGTGAACGGAACGATACTTCAAATGCGTCATATAGATTGGGTTCAGATATCTGGCATGAGCCTTAAAACTTAACCCCCGAACTGATCTGGATCCGGGCCCAGCCGTTTACCGGCATCCAGTTTGGCGATCTCCGCCAGCTCGTCTTTATCCAGGCGGAAATCCCAGACGTTAAAGTTCTCGGCGATACGCGCCGGGGTGACCGATTTCGGGATCACCACCAGGCCACTATCAAGGTGCCAGCGGATCACCACTTGAGCAGGCGTTTTGCCGTATTTATCTGCCAGATCGCGAATAATTTTCTGATCAAACACCCCTTCGCCTCCCTGTGCCAGCGGGCTCCAGGACTCGGTCTGGATTTTATGCGTCGCGTTCCAGGCATGCAGTTGGCGTTGTTGCATCAACGGGTGCAGTTCGATTTGGTTGATGACCGGGATCACGCTGGTTTCATCAATGATCTTTTGCAGATGGTGGATCTCGAAATTACACACGCCGATACTTTTTACCAGCCCCTGTTTTTGCAGCTCGATCATACTTTGCCAGGCCTCAACGTAATGATCGATAGCCGGAACCGGCCAGTGCATCAGATAGAGATCGACGTAATCCAGTTGTAGCTTTTTCAGGCTGGTTTTCAGCGCTTCGGCGGGATGTTTTTGATCGTCATTCCACAGCTTGGTGGTGATAAACAACTCCTCACGCGGTACGCCTGCGCTGGCTAAGGCTTTGCCAACGCCCTCTTCGTTCTTATAGGCGGCGGCGGTATCAATGGAGCGATATCCCACCTCCAGCGCCTTTTGGATAGCGGTTATCACTTCCTCGTTGCTCGCTTTCCACACGCCAAGACCCAGTTGCGGCATCAGGTTGCCGTCAGAAAGCTTAATCACGGTTGGATGTGTCATGCATTTCTCCTTTGAATAAGCTTACCGGGACGAGCCCGGTAAGGTGATGTGCATTAAGTGTGGTCGAAAAACCCAAAAACGGAAGGCGGGGCAATGAGACCTTAGCGTGCCGCTTCGTAAATACGACGGCTCACATCGAGCGTGATATCCTGGCGTTCGCCCAGTTTTGTCATGCCATGCTCTTCCAGTTTCGCCAGCAGCGCCGGAATAGAACTGCCATCCAGGCCATAACCTGAAAGGCGGGTCGGAACGCCCATCTGCTCGAAGAAGTTGCGCGTGGCTTCAATCGCCGCGTCGATACGCTCGTTCTCAGAACCTTCTTTGATGTTCCAGACGCGCTCTGCGTATTGCAGCAGTTTTTCGCGTTTGGTATCGCGTTTCTCATTCCACAGCGCAGGCAGAACCACAGCCAGCGTCTGGGCGTGATCAAGACCATGCATCGCCGTCAGTTCATGACCCAGCATGTGCGTGGCCCAATCCTGCGGCACACCCGCACCAATCAGACCATTCAGGGCTTGTGTCGCCGCCCACATCACGTTGGCACGGACGTCGTAGTTTTCCGGCTCCTGCAACGCTTTCGGGCCTTCTTCAATCAGCGTCAGCAGAATGCCTTCGGCAAAGCGATCCTGGATTTTGCCATCGACCGGATAAGTGACGTACTGCTCAACGGTATGAACAAAGGCGTCAACCACGCCATTCGCCACCTGGCGTGGCGGCAGGGTATAGGTGTAGACCGGGTCCAGCACCGCGAAGACCGGCTGAACGAACGGGGAGTGGAACGCTTGTTTGTCGCCAGTCGCTTTACGTGACACCACTGCGCCTGCGTTGGACTCGGAACCGGTCGCCGGCAGCGTCAGCACGGAACCCATGGGGAGCGCGCTTTTAATTTCGCCACCGCGCGTTTGCAGGATATGCCACGGATCAATGCCATCAGCATAATGAGCCGCCGCGGCGATAAACTTAGTGCCGTCCAGCACGGAACCGCCGCCGACCGCCAGCAGGAAGGTGATGTTTTCGTCTTTAACGACCTGTACCGCTTTCATCAGCGTTTCGTAGGTCGGGTTCGGTTCGATGCCGCTGAATTCACGCACATCCAGCCCTTGCAGCGCGCTGTAAACCTGGTCGAGCACGCCGTTTTTCTTCACGCTGCCGCCACCGTAGGTGATCAGCACACGTGCGCCAGTCGGGATTTGCTCACGCAGATTGGCAATGGCACCTTTGCCGAACAGGATGCGGGTCGGGGTATGCAGATTAAAATTGTTCATTGCTCGTTCCCTTCTTAT
This genomic interval from Kosakonia sacchari SP1 contains the following:
- a CDS encoding YgiW/YdeI family stress tolerance OB fold protein; the protein is MKKIAALVAVLTLCSAPVFAANPGGFTGPGVTSQSGGFTGPNGSKATVESAKSLRDDAWVTLRGNIVERISDDTYLFKDSTSTINVDINHKRWNGVTVGPQDTVEIQGEVDKDWNSVEIDVKEIRKVTQ
- a CDS encoding YgiQ family radical SAM protein, which encodes MSAISLIQPDRDLFSWPQYWAACFGPAPFLPMSREEMDQLGWDSCDIILVTGDAYVDHPSFGMAICGRMLEAQGFRVGIIAQPDWNSKDDFMRLGKPNLFFGVTAGNMDSMINRYTADRKLRHDDAYTPDNVAGKRPDRATLVYTQRCKEAWKDVPVILGGIEASLRRTAHYDYWSDTVRRSVLIDAKADMLMFGNGERPLVEVAHRLAAGEPIGEIRDVRNTAIIVKEALPGWSGVDSTRLDTPGKIDPIPHPYGDDLPCADNKPVEPKAQEAKRVTVQPPRPKPWEKTYVLLPSFEKVKADKVLYAHASRILHHETNPGCARALLQKHGDRYIWINPPAIPLSTEEMDSVFALPYKRVPHPAYGNSRIPAYEMIRFSINIMRGCFGGCSFCSITEHEGRIIQSRSEDSIINEIEAIRDTVPGFTGVISDLGGPTANMYMLRCKSPRAEQTCRRLSCVYPDICPHMDTNHQPTIDLYRRARDLKGIKKILIASGVRYDLAVEDPRYVKELATHHVGGYLKIAPEHTEEGPLSKMMKPGMGSYDRFKQLFDTYSKEAGKEQYLIPYFISAHPGTRDEDMVNLALWLKRHRFRLDQVQNFYPSPLANSTTMYYTGKNPLSKIDYKSEEVVVPKGDKQRRLHKALLRYHDPANWPLLRQALEAMGKKHLIGSRRECLVPAPTLDEMREARRQNRQSRPALTKHTPIVHQRSNGKNIAAAPAKKKASRVR
- the plsC gene encoding 1-acylglycerol-3-phosphate O-acyltransferase, with translation MLFIFRVIIVVIYSILVCVFGSLYCLLSPRNPKHVATFGHMFGRLAPVFGLKVETRLPPGAEKFGNAIYIANHQSNYDMVTASSIVLPPTVTVGKKSLLWVPFFGQLYWLTGNLLIDRDNRAKAHGTIAEVVKQIQKRNISIWMFPEGTRSRGRGLLPFKTGAFHAAIAAGVPIIPVCVSNNANKVNLNRLRNGLVIVEMLPPVDVSQFGKDQVRQLATHCRELMAAKIAELDKEVAEREATGRV
- the dkgA gene encoding 2,5-didehydrogluconate reductase DkgA, giving the protein MTHPTVIKLSDGNLMPQLGLGVWKASNEEVITAIQKALEVGYRSIDTAAAYKNEEGVGKALASAGVPREELFITTKLWNDDQKHPAEALKTSLKKLQLDYVDLYLMHWPVPAIDHYVEAWQSMIELQKQGLVKSIGVCNFEIHHLQKIIDETSVIPVINQIELHPLMQQRQLHAWNATHKIQTESWSPLAQGGEGVFDQKIIRDLADKYGKTPAQVVIRWHLDSGLVVIPKSVTPARIAENFNVWDFRLDKDELAEIAKLDAGKRLGPDPDQFGG
- the parC gene encoding DNA topoisomerase IV subunit A codes for the protein MSDMAERLALHEFTENAYLNYSMYVIMDRALPFIGDGLKPVQRRIVYAMSELGLNASAKFKKSARTVGDVLGKYHPHGDSACYEAMVLMAQPFSYRYPLVDGQGNWGAPDDPKSFAAMRYTESRLSKYAELLLSELGQGTVDWVPNFDGTMQEPKMLPARLPNILLNGTTGIAVGMATDIPPHNLREVANAAITLIEQPKTTLDELLDIVQGPDYPTEAEIITSRAEIRKIYQNGRGSVRMRAVWKKEDGAVVITALPHQVSGARVLEQIASQMRNKKLPMVDDLRDESDHENPTRLVIVPRSNRVDMEQVMNHLFATTDLEKSYRINLNMIGLDGRPAVKNLLEILTEWLAFRRDTVRRRLNHRLEKVLKRLHILEGLLVAFLNIDEVIEIIRTEDEPKPALMSRFGISETQAEAILELKLRHLAKLEEMKIRGEQDDLAKERDQLQAILASERKMNNLLKKELQADADAFGDDRRSPLHEREEAKAMNEHDMQPSEPVTIVLSQMGWVRSAKGHDIDAQGLSYKAGDSWKSSVKGKSNQPVVFIDSTGRSYAIDPITLPSARGQGEPLTGKLTLPPGATVEHMMMSNEDQKLLMASDAGYGFVCTFNDLVARNRAGKTLISLPENAKVMPPLEIENDSDMLLAITAAGRMLMFPVSELPQLSKGKGNKIIGIPSADAATGADSLAHLYLLPPQSTLTIHVGKRKIKLRPEELQKVQGERGRRGTLMRGLQKIDRVEIDAPSRQGAGDSEE
- the yqhD gene encoding alcohol dehydrogenase, giving the protein MNNFNLHTPTRILFGKGAIANLREQIPTGARVLITYGGGSVKKNGVLDQVYSALQGLDVREFSGIEPNPTYETLMKAVQVVKDENITFLLAVGGGSVLDGTKFIAAAAHYADGIDPWHILQTRGGEIKSALPMGSVLTLPATGSESNAGAVVSRKATGDKQAFHSPFVQPVFAVLDPVYTYTLPPRQVANGVVDAFVHTVEQYVTYPVDGKIQDRFAEGILLTLIEEGPKALQEPENYDVRANVMWAATQALNGLIGAGVPQDWATHMLGHELTAMHGLDHAQTLAVVLPALWNEKRDTKREKLLQYAERVWNIKEGSENERIDAAIEATRNFFEQMGVPTRLSGYGLDGSSIPALLAKLEEHGMTKLGERQDITLDVSRRIYEAAR
- the ftsP gene encoding cell division protein FtsP, which gives rise to MSLSRRQFLQASGVALCAGAVPLRANAAGPQPPLPIPPLLESRRGQPLFMTLQRAHWSFATGTRAQVSGINGRYLGPTIRVWNGDDVKLIYSNRLAENVAMTVSGLQVPGPLIGGAARMMTANNDWAPVLPIRQSAGTLWYHANTPNRTAQQVYNGLAGMWLVEDEISKTLPIPKHYGVDDFPVIIQDKRLDNFGTPEYSEPGSGGFVGDTLMVNGAQSPYVEVSRGWVRLRLLNASNSRRYQLQMSDGRALHVIAGDQGFLPAPVSVKQLSLAPGERREVLVDMTNGDEVSITCGEAASIMDRLRGFFEPSSILISTLVLTLRPTGLLPLVTDTLPMRLLPSDIQAGTPTRNRDITLGSDPGINGQLWDTQRIDITAQQGTWERWTVRAEMPQSFHMEGVMFQVRNVNGAMPFPEDRGWKDTVWIDGQVELLVWFGQPSWPHFPFLYQSQTLEMADRGSVGQLLVNPAP